DNA sequence from the Thunnus maccoyii chromosome 7, fThuMac1.1, whole genome shotgun sequence genome:
agtttcagtgttttcaccaTTCTGATGCCTGCGACTGGCAACTCTATCCCTCTGTGGACTTGGAGAGCAGGATGTCATTGGCTTCAAACACACGTTTGattgtgtgtcatgtttttttccagggACTGGGAAGTGCTATGATTGTCACCTCTGGATACTATGCACTGTTAGTAGCAGACAGAATGGTGTATTATGTTTCTTGTCAGTGTACGAGTTGGACACGCAAACTGGGGCTTGATTTGAACAAAGGGTCATCTGATAGAGCACCTGAAGTAgcagttaattgattaaaacCCTCATAATATTTGGGGAAGCTACAGGGATGCTTTGAAAACCTTCTGTGCCAGAGATAAGACGTACAAGTAGACGTGCTTTAATTACAAGTCTGCTGGTGTTTCACGTTTGTAAAGCGCAGCGTAGATCACAGGTTTCATCGGTTCTAAAGTGTCAGTCAGATAATCTCATTTCCGAGCAGCGACCTAAATGAGTTGGGACATTGACCGGGGGAGCTGCGTATTTGGCCTCTCCGCATGTTTGGATCATTCACAACGAGGTCAGACTCGTTCAGCGGCGTCAACCGCTCTTCCTCATCTCGCATCTCGGGAACAGCTGCAATCAAATAAACAGTGCGTGGCGTGAGGTTTACTTCACACACATTTGTGGCTTTTGCTCCTCTCTCACAGCCAAAGATACTGTTGTTTGAGAATGGTATTTTTAGAATACTTGgatgacagaaacacattgcAGTCACATTCATCACTGTTTTTTAGGACATAGTCTAAATTTCTTTCTTGGTTTTTTTACAgtaagaagcaaaacacatgtTATAATAGCTTTCTGCATCAGCGCCtacttaaaatatctttttttgtgtgttcttCATTCCATCagagataaaataaagatataCTTCTCAACATCCTCTCTCACATCAGGTTTGTGGATCTATCTGAATCTTAAAGCCTGGCAGTTTTATCGCGGATTGGCAGATATATTACAGTGCTATAAAAATCCAGATCAAATACCTACTGTGTTAcccttttcattttcaactcGAAAACCATGTCATGCCAAGATGTTCAAATCTCTAgctatctttttgtttttattcaaaactTCTTTCCAGCCAGGATGTTGGCATGCCTCACATTTGATGAGGCTAAGGTCATATTTATTTGGAAATTGGTAGATTAGTCACAAAATCCTGAATAATGTggctagggctgcaactaattattttcattattgattaatcttacgattattttctcatcattttggtttataaaacatcaaaacactgaaaaatgcccatcaaaATTTCCACTGTGACctcatcaaatgtcttattttgtccaaacaactCAAATATCTTAAATTTCTGGAatataaaacaaggaaaaacagcaaaaacttAAATTCGAGATcctgaaaccatcaaatttttggcatttttgcttaaataaGGACCTAAACAATTAACCGAtagtcaaaatagttgctgattaatttcctgttcgTCGATTAATTGGCCACAGTGTGCATCAGCCTAAAGCTTGTTGTTGTAAAGTTTTCCACACTAACAGTCAGAATCATCCGTTCAGGCTCACGGTGTCACGTTGTGTTTCCACTCTCACGTTTTATTAATCACCTCaggtagagagaaaaaaaaaaaagcttgatgAATTAGTTCACTCAATCAATTGTCCCAAGTGGAAAAATCACCTGCACACGCATGGATAAAATGTCTCTTTTCCAGCTGCTTTGACAAGTCTTCCGCTGATACCTCCCTTCGTGCAACAACATGGCCATTGGTTTGTCCATGCATTAGTGACATTACCGAGCCATCCTATCCTTTACCTTAATTATTAACAGCATTCTCCGATCAgagtttattgtttattgcCTGGCGGCCCTTGGCCACTGGCAGAGATGATGGTGTCAAACGAGTGGTCGGTGATCTTTAGATAGTGTAGCATCCGCAACAGGGAGCAGCCATCCCGGGTACCTGGCTCCACGAGTCTGCTTCTCCGTAGTTTCACTGTGCTGTGAAGTTGTGCCGGTGTGCACTGGGAGAAATTCTCAAGGTCAAGGTTAGTGAGTTTTTAGGTTGGTTTATTGATCGCTTTCACtattatttgtacttttttatcCTGCACTTTGCTTGGTTTTTTACTCCTTTTGTGCTTTATAACTTAATTTTTCTTTACACGTGGGAGTGTCAGAGCAGGCTGagtaattatttttgttaaatgaatggAGAGTTTTGTAATTTCTGCTAAAGAGGCACTTGCTGGAAGATGTTTTGGCAGCATTTTACCTATTTTCTGATCAGTTATAGCCTCTTACGGTTAGGCATGACTAATACTCTGGGCTCATGTCTCACATCATTACCTTAATATAGTTTGTCTTTGTTGGTTTTTACAAATTACACaattttttgttacttttttaaatcttgCACCGTTGCTAGATATAGTTTTCTGATGTTGTTGTTACAGTTTGAAACAAATACTGTCATTTGTCTTGTTCAGCTACAGTAGATGCAGAAAAGCTGTAAATGTTGGCAAAAACATTGCGTCCGTCATTTATTAGCCCCACAAGCAATTCCTCTGTGCAGGAAACCTGAGAGCATTTTAACATGTGAGTGGACATGTATTTACACTACAGTGTTCTGTGTATAATGTACACCCGCTGTATACATTCCACATTGCAATTTATCACCAAGAAGGTGAATATTTCACATGGAAGCAGGTTGTTTTAATGATTGATTCCAGAGCGCTGAATTTTCAAGACATGTTTCTTAAATACACATGGTGTTCTCAAATACTTAAACTCTCTTATGGCTCTTCCCACGGGGGACCGCAGCTTGCTGGTACTGCATGTCCGACTACGAGACAGTGCTGAGTAGCTGTTTCTTAACTCTTGGCTCCTAATCTGTTGTGATCGGGGTCTTTGTGGTCTTtgatagagagagagtggaTCCAGGCCAAAACAGGGTTAGGCTATCTATATCTGCGTGGCAATTGTGAGGGGTGCTGATGAAAACCAAATGCTCTCTCTCTGGCCACTGGGTctaattaaacacacacatacactcacacacacacacacacacacaaacacacacacgaggaGTAGTTCACTGTAACTTTTAGGACATTGAACTGAGAAGGGTCACAAAGGAATCCCCCTGCCCCCTCCCCTtcccaccatcaccaccacccatTTCCCAGCCCCCTCGTTTATCTATTTATGGATTGCACAACTTCTGGGAAGTTTATTCCTCCGCCCGAGCAGTGTCACAGCATATTTCGTGCTGTTCGACATCAAAGTGCCACGTGAGAGGAAATGGCAAGGACCACCTCATGGACACAAAGCACAACAGCATGCAGCAGCATATTAGTGCTGCCTTTGATGTTTTGGTTACTAATAATGTCCTTGGAGAGCTGAATTTGATATGCATTCTGCATGGAGTGCATTAAGACAATGCAGGTTCATTAAAGGGGGGATCTAAATGTTTCCATACATCCGACATCCTCTCTAGAGTGGTGTGAAATGTTGCCAATGTATTCAAGGTTGCTTACTATCCCatgcacttgttttttttttttcttttgtcttttgtgctGCATGTCTCCAGGctttaaaagtcattaaaatgcaGTGAATCtgaatttattgacattttctgatatttatcACATTATTTAGcctattcattcatttcttttttttgttttgaattagATAATTGCTTCACCAGCAAAATATACATTTGTGATAGCATATAAACTCCTTTCCTCTAAgtaatacagtacatgtcatACTGACCTATAGAGACCAATCCAAGCAAATCGTACTACTGGCTACTGGTGCAAACAAACAATTCTACCTTTCTATCTCCCACAAAAATAACTGCCTAGTATGTTCTAAAATGCGCCCTATATCCTATTGTATACATACATGGGCTAAATCAGAATATATACTATTTGTCTTTAAATTTACCTGCAGTACTTACAGTACTGTATGGTCAGTGAGACATATTGTATCTTTGACAataaaagaaatggaaataattTTACATCAGTTAGTACTCAGACGCTTATgagccaaaatgtaaaaaaaaacaaaaaacaaagaatacaTGTAAGATTATTGGCTCTGACTGTactacaaaaatacatatttatggAGGAAATGGTGGCCTCTCTGTGGTCCCAGCACAATTTTTCTCAGATGACTTGACCCCAACTGTGTTTTAAGATGTAGTCATCACAGCTACAGATGCATTCACATAACTCTTAATgacttctgttttcttttcacacagttttcttttctttccacaaaaatgtaaaactggtTTGCAAAATATTTAACACAAGTGAGACAGACACTGAATGGTGTTGTCTTATTCACTGTGGGAAGAACAACAGCCTTTCAACTTTGTTAGTCATGTTGGACAACGTGAGGTCTGCAGTTCAGCAGAGGCTCCAACCCCATCCAACGATTGGTCTCTCTTCCACAGTGAGATATTTCTTCACTATGACGTTggaaaatatacaaatacaaacctCATGCCTAGGTCACGCTCTCTGCGCCAAGGTTGGATTTATCACACAAACATGGGCGAATGTTACAGTACTGTAGGTGTGATGTGATATGATAGTAATGACAAGACAGATATGGAGATGTAAACACTTTCAGTTGTTTATAGCCGCTAAATGACTGCAGATTTAAACTGTCCTAAGTGAGGAGTTTGTTGTTACAGTATTTTCTATTTAGACACTTTTTGATAATTTTCTATTGGATTTTGTGAACTACATGAGGAGTTTTAAGAACACGCCtgtttttcaaatggaaaaacacttttgGTGTTTGGGTGTTCTGTTCTCAGAAACAGACTTTTGTTTCTTACAAAGGAGAAAAATTGTATTGCCCCAGCTCTTGCCACCTGTCATCTCAAACCTCATGATTTTACATgcatttcattatattttagtCTTAAAAAGGTCTTTATACTAGTAAATGTGACTTTGATATCTGCAGACGCCCTGTGCAGATAAGCCCATCGAGGTGATCGCTCCAGTGGAGGAAGAAGTGAAGGTGAAGCCGGCCGTGGTGTTGCAGCGCAGCAGGGAGGACTATTACGGGTGCCTGAGTGATACATGCAGCGACAGTCATAGTGGTAACACACGCATGGATAGTTTAAAGGTAGTTTACTGTTTCACATTGTTCTCCTTTCttcataatttcatattttaaccCAAAGCAACCAGACCTTTTCCCCTTTATTGTCCAAATAAGCAACCTGAGAGTGAGGAGCCCCCCCAGGCGAGATACCCTCAGCCCCCTCCTGCACCTCCTTTACCTTCTGCTTCATCCACACCTGCAATGCCTGAGAAAGCCACTGTTAATCGAATGGAGCAGGTTCAAATCGCAACATCCAGTGAGAGAAACGTTTCTGTTTATCTAATTTAATCACTCTTTTTCCAATTTAAAGCATTCAATAGGTTCTTTAAGTCACTgcttaatgaaaacaaatatatttttattaaactacattCAAACAGAGACTGCTAATGATTTGCGTTTCAGTTATTAAAGTTTTCAATCAGCCGAAGGCCGCTGGGAGTGAGATAACAGTCTCAGCTGAGAAGATGACGTTGCCTGAAACAAACCTCCTGGCTGAAAGAAAACTTCTTGGCGATATGAAGTCCATTAAATCTTTGAAACAGACAGGGATATCAGGAGTCTTTACCGGACAAGCTGTAAGCGCAATAAGCTTTCTTACTCTGTACACACTTCCTTTGTAGGTTTTCTGTTTGTCCAGCATCTTTGCTCTTTGTCTTCTGTAGAATAAGATGGTGGTCCTGCCCACTGAGCAGGCCAACCTGTCAGACATCGACTACCTGGTGCCCACCCACGATGAGAGAGGCTCTCCCATTGCTGAGTGGAAAAGGCAAGTCATGGTGAGGCAGCTGCAGGCCAGGCTGCTGGACGAGGAGGATCAGAGGAGAAAGGTAATGTCTTTCCAAAGATGGTTAAATTATGAATGTACGCAAATGTATACATTTATGTAAATTTTACAAACCTGTCGTAAAAGTAGATGTAGCACACAAGTTGTGAACAGCTTGGCTCAGTGAATTACAGAGATAATACTCTACACTATATCTCAGGAACATAGTTTAGTATTGAAAATGTCCACTGAGAGTCTTGACTCTGGGGCAGTGTGTCAGTGATGATTGGACTATGTAGGTTAGTTGTTACAGGCAAAAAATGAAGAACTGAAGGAAAACTTACACCGATCCCAGGGAGGTACTGGCTTGCAGGCAAAAGgtggaaaaaaaggagatgaaAGCCGCACACTCATAACTCTGTTGCAGTCTTTTCATTCTGAATTCTAAAGATCGATGTTTCAGCACATCTTCCCTTCTTAAGCAGTTCACAGATAAAAATGAAGCTTGATTCTGCATTAGCATGCCctgtttttacttcattttgtaTTCTGGAACTAATTTTGTTGAAAAGTTTTTGGGTAATGTAACAATGTTTccagaacaacagcagcaactgtATTTTGCCACTAAAAAGTGGCACTTTTCTTTAGAGATCTATTGTACAGCCTGTTTTAAATCATATCCTCTCCTAAACAAATGCTTAGTGAACCTAACTAGAGCACAATGAGCAAAGCAAAAATTGTGGTCTGACTTTTTGATACTATTCTAAACATGCATTACTAAAACTTATGAAAAACACTTGGAAATACCATCATCATTTACTTTTAATTGCATGTAACAAATCACTGAACACATAACACATTAAGTCATATTTTTGAGGGTTGGATTACAGTTTTACCATatcattattgtatttttctcacACCCATGCCATTAGTAATTGTATACCTTTCAAGACCTTGCATGTGACATGCTGCATTATCTGCCTTTTCTCTTACAGGAAAATGGGAACAGATATGCCAAAGTCAGCTGGAGGTATTCCCAAGCCCACAATGCCATCCTGGGGCCCTCTGGTGAGCTACTGACTGAGGATGACCTCATCTATCTGGAGCAGCAGATTGCCAATGTCTCCATGCAGAGGAACTGTGAAGGATACGAGCTGGAGCTCGCTCGTCTAGCTGAGGAGCTGCGGCACATCCTGCCAGCCCCCATCGTGAACATCACAGTTAACACACAATTCAGAAACTTCACAAGTCAAGTTCCTCTACCTGTGTGGTGTGGCCGAATCTCGGGCATCGTAAAGAGCATGTCTCTGCTCATGAGCAACCTGACAGATCAGCCCTACTGCAAGATGCCCAACACCGAACTGATCACCGTGTTCTCTCAGACTCCAGACCGACAGAACTCCACCAGGGGACGCAGGGAGAGGATAGAGGATGAAATCCATCAGTTTGGAGTGTCTGTGAGGACTCTGAAGTCAAATTTTGAGTCACAGAACTCACCTTTGTCAGATGAGCCAGAGGAGGCTGTTGTGTTAAATTCCTCCACACAGCTTGAGATGATAGAGTCAGAGAAACAGCCTAAAGTCTTGAATCCAGCCCCAGAAACAGACCAGAACAGTGACTCCGGCATTGACTATGATGAAAACGTTGTAGATGTTCTGGAGACCACTAGCCTCAGAAAAGAGCGTATAGTCGTGCTGTTCTTAGGTCACTGGAAGAAATCGGCCTACACTGTGACACTGAAGAGTaaggacgcagcagagaggaagatcAGCGGCTGCAACCCAGGGATGGATGAGAAATCTGGGTCGGGTCAAAAGGGCAGTGTGGAGAGTGCCCAGTCGAAGATGATGAACAGTTCTCTGGGACATTTCTTCAAGCAGAGGAGTGCTGTCAACAAGATGCTGGGAAACTGGAGGAACATGATCTCCAGTGTTCCATCCAGACAGATTCGCCGGTAAGGCTCGAAGACTTTATAACTTACTATCATTCCTTTTTCTGGGCAGAATTTGTTCACACTTCATGGTATTTATTAGACTGCTCAACTCCACCTGCAGTACTCAAACTAGTTTCATAGGACAAATTTTCACCAAAACTTGATCAGAGTTTTTGTCAAATTATCCAAAGCTTAAACAATAGCACACACAAATCTTCAGGAAAGGGTCACCTAATTCGATTCTATTCGATTCAATTCGATttgattcaattttatttatatagcgccaaatcacaacaaaagtcatctcagggcacttttcacatagagcaggtctagactgtactctttaatttacagagacccagctattcccccatgagcaagtacttggcgacagcagtaaggacaactcccctttaacgggaagaaacctcaagcagaacccggctcttggtgggcggccatctgccttgacaggttgggttgagagagaaagaggggggggggacagagaagcagaataagaacaataataacaataacaataatagtaaaAGAGATGTGACTAGCaacaataaacagcagcagtagctgGAGAAGGACACCAACACCGGGGTTTCTTtcgagatgagaaagcacaaaaaactccggggaagaagctaagttagtaacatgcattggtccaaggcgagcctggttggccctaactataagcttttttttaaaaaggaaagttttaaacctactcttaaacgtagagagggtgtctgcctgatagctgaaggctctgcctcccattctacttttggaaaCTGTAgaaaccacaagtaagcctgcattctgggagtgcagtgttctagtgggataatagggtattatgagctctttaagatatgatggtgccagaccattaagagctttgtaggtgaggagaaggactttaaattcaattctgagttttacaggaagccaatgcaacAAAATTAAGATGGGcgaaatatgatctctttttctagtttttgtcagtatacgtgcagctgcattctcGACcagtctttagagacttgttggggcagcctgataataaggaattgcaataattcagcctagaagtaacaaatgcgtggactattTTTTTCCGCATCGTTTTGAgaaaggatgtgcctgatttttgcaatattacgtaatttaaaaaaggcagtccttgagatttcTTTTATGagggagttaaaggacatatcctgatcaaagataactcccagattccttacggtggtgctggaggcaagggtaatgccatctagagtagctatatcattagataatgagTTTGGTGTTaagggccaagcacaataacttcagttttgtctgagttaagtcgcagaaaattgcaggtcatccagggcttcattgataaatataattgtgtatcatctgcatagctatgaaaatttatggagtgtttcctaatagtattacctaaaggaagcatatataaggtgaatagtattggtccaagcacagaaccttgtggaactccatgtctaacttttgtgtgcatggaggattcatcgtttacatgtacaaactgaaatcaatctgataagtaggatttaaaccagcttaatgcagttcctctaatgccaattaaatgttccagtctctgtaataggatgtgatcACACAAGTTCTTTGTAATACAACCAACCCCAAGCACATGTTAAAGctccattaatcaatattttttatattaacaatggatcaaattactTTGTAAAGTGATGAACCCACGGAGAATTGACGCCAACTGGTTCTCCACAGCTCTACAGATCTTTTTAACCTCTTTggagctcattgttttggttttatgggctgcaaatttactgttttggttcagtgtcACTGCTTTCATGAACCCATTTTTCAGCtgcatgcagctgttttcaatgaaCAAGCTCTGATTAACCAACTGTACGCTACATGCCTAGCAACGGACAGCAGATTAAGTTAGCGATTAgcgggaaaaaaaagaatactaGCTTGCAAGCTACAAACCCTGATATTTTTTAACAGAGTTAAAAGGAGATTGAATACATTACATTCATCAGAAACTTGACTTcaactaaatgctaatgttgctccgtgtcAGCTAGATGTAGACAATAGTTTGTTTGTTCAAACTAACAAGTTCAGtcataaagtgataatatgtccTGTTTTCGGCTTGTTTTGGAGTCActctgccccctagtggccaaaaaaataattaatgcagctttaaaataagGTTCTTAaacttttctcagtttttaaaaaaaatgtaagataTGCTCCAGCATACAACTTAGAAAACATCCATTGTACAGCATTAAAGTTTGGTTGGAAATGCTTTctgtagtgctgaaacaatcagttgattatcaagtcaagtcagttaaGTTTATTTGTAGAGTACAATCTCATACCGAAGAAATTTAAAGTGCTTAACAGATTGACAAAACAATAGAAGTTCATCCATCAGTGGACAGATAAGTAatacattattttaacaattattaaggcaaaatgtcaaatatttggtGGTTAAGCCTCTCAAATCTCAAAGATTTGCggatttttttaatggttgTAAATTGATTGTCAAGACAAGACATCACATtaggctctgggaaattgtgatgggcatttttagCTATTTTCTGAAAAGACTAATCAGTTGAAGAATATTTGATAgatgatcaataatgaaaataatctttagttagAGCCAAGTGTTTATACATTTTGAATAACTATGCTGTGTTATCCACAGGCTCCACAGGCAGAAAGCCCTTTACTCCCCAGAGCAGTTCCTACCTCGCCTGGATGGTGTGCCGGTGGAGTACGACAAGCTGACCCTGGATCTCTTCATGCTCGGCTACTTTCACATTCTGGAGTTGGAACTGCCTGTGGACGAGCGCAAAATGAGGCACCTGCTGTGTTTTGAGGTGTTCGACCACGTCGGGAGCTTTCCCTGGGAGCTGGTCAGGGACTTCCACAAGGCTGTCATACAGGACATTGAGGCTGGGAACCGCGAGTGGAAGGATGGCTTTGAGGACATTAAAGTAAAGTTCTTTGGAAACACTGCAAGTACATCTGAAAGCACTGCAGTGGTGGAGAAACGCAGCCTTCCAGAGATCAGACCGGTCCCTAAAGTCATCGTCCAGTCACCTACACCTGATGAGAGCATGCTCAAGAGTGGAACCGACATTTCCAGTTTTAGTAACGAAGAAATTTGTAAATACATTGACCGCAGTTTTGCTTtttggaaagagaaagaagcagaGATTTTTGATTTTGAGTAGTTGCTTGTGTCAtgcttttgatatttttgtatgGCTTGTAGTTATATACTattagggctgggtatcaaaCTTAAATACTTCATGAAGAGTGAATTGAACTGTCTGTAGCAACTGTCAAGTACAGAAATTGCTTTGCCAGATTCTTAGCcttgtttacttatttgttGATAAGATATTGCCTGATTTGAATTAaagt
Encoded proteins:
- the LOC121900220 gene encoding espin-like protein isoform X1 — encoded protein: MVLHRAIQAARVGDLATLKKLASSGHLSPDITDAQGAGPVHHAARCGRLECLKFLVSELGLTAHARALNRATPAHDAAATGHIRELQWLVDQGGCNIEDRDAAGATALHLAARFGCVEVIRWLLSVGGAAEVETNCRAVSAHYAAANGDLTCLKLLIQQAPGCVNHQTGIGATPLYLACQEGHLHVVEYLVKDCGADVHLRAHDGMTCLHAAAHMGHQAVVVWLVTCTDVSLSCQDRDGATALHFAASRGHYCILERLLHMGSKVITDYWGGTPLHDAAENGELKCCKILLANQANPSDQDIDGFTAADLAEYNGHHECARYLRAMEKNTPCADKPIEVIAPVEEEVKVKPAVVLQRSREDYYGCLSDTCSDSHSGNTRMDSLKQPESEEPPQARYPQPPPAPPLPSASSTPAMPEKATVNRMEQVQIATSIIKVFNQPKAAGSEITVSAEKMTLPETNLLAERKLLGDMKSIKSLKQTGISGVFTGQANKMVVLPTEQANLSDIDYLVPTHDERGSPIAEWKRQVMVRQLQARLLDEEDQRRKENGNRYAKVSWRYSQAHNAILGPSGELLTEDDLIYLEQQIANVSMQRNCEGYELELARLAEELRHILPAPIVNITVNTQFRNFTSQVPLPVWCGRISGIVKSMSLLMSNLTDQPYCKMPNTELITVFSQTPDRQNSTRGRRERIEDEIHQFGVSVRTLKSNFESQNSPLSDEPEEAVVLNSSTQLEMIESEKQPKVLNPAPETDQNSDSGIDYDENVVDVLETTSLRKERIVVLFLGHWKKSAYTVTLKSKDAAERKISGCNPGMDEKSGSGQKGSVESAQSKMMNSSLGHFFKQRSAVNKMLGNWRNMISSVPSRQIRRLHRQKALYSPEQFLPRLDGVPVEYDKLTLDLFMLGYFHILELELPVDERKMRHLLCFEVFDHVGSFPWELVRDFHKAVIQDIEAGNREWKDGFEDIKVKFFGNTASTSESTAVVEKRSLPEIRPVPKVIVQSPTPDESMLKSGTDISSFSNEEICKYIDRSFAFWKEKEAEIFDFE
- the LOC121900220 gene encoding espin-like protein isoform X2 translates to MCLNHSYADRDAAGATALHLAARFGCVEVIRWLLSVGGAAEVETNCRAVSAHYAAANGDLTCLKLLIQQAPGCVNHQTGIGATPLYLACQEGHLHVVEYLVKDCGADVHLRAHDGMTCLHAAAHMGHQAVVVWLVTCTDVSLSCQDRDGATALHFAASRGHYCILERLLHMGSKVITDYWGGTPLHDAAENGELKCCKILLANQANPSDQDIDGFTAADLAEYNGHHECARYLRAMEKNTPCADKPIEVIAPVEEEVKVKPAVVLQRSREDYYGCLSDTCSDSHSGNTRMDSLKQPESEEPPQARYPQPPPAPPLPSASSTPAMPEKATVNRMEQVQIATSIIKVFNQPKAAGSEITVSAEKMTLPETNLLAERKLLGDMKSIKSLKQTGISGVFTGQANKMVVLPTEQANLSDIDYLVPTHDERGSPIAEWKRQVMVRQLQARLLDEEDQRRKENGNRYAKVSWRYSQAHNAILGPSGELLTEDDLIYLEQQIANVSMQRNCEGYELELARLAEELRHILPAPIVNITVNTQFRNFTSQVPLPVWCGRISGIVKSMSLLMSNLTDQPYCKMPNTELITVFSQTPDRQNSTRGRRERIEDEIHQFGVSVRTLKSNFESQNSPLSDEPEEAVVLNSSTQLEMIESEKQPKVLNPAPETDQNSDSGIDYDENVVDVLETTSLRKERIVVLFLGHWKKSAYTVTLKSKDAAERKISGCNPGMDEKSGSGQKGSVESAQSKMMNSSLGHFFKQRSAVNKMLGNWRNMISSVPSRQIRRLHRQKALYSPEQFLPRLDGVPVEYDKLTLDLFMLGYFHILELELPVDERKMRHLLCFEVFDHVGSFPWELVRDFHKAVIQDIEAGNREWKDGFEDIKVKFFGNTASTSESTAVVEKRSLPEIRPVPKVIVQSPTPDESMLKSGTDISSFSNEEICKYIDRSFAFWKEKEAEIFDFE